In one Hyphomicrobium sp. 99 genomic region, the following are encoded:
- a CDS encoding alpha/beta fold hydrolase: MTIEQEFEDIYFTCRDGLRLYGRHYRSQTPSQARPIVCLAGLTRNSRDFHAVALALSRGAVPRDVFTLDTRGRGLSDHDTDWKNYAVPIEMQDVIDFLTMLGLRNAGIVGTSRGGLITMVLAAVQPSLIGAVVLNDIGPVIEMEGLARIAGYVGRVPLAKSWSDATRIVRDLFHHDFPKMTDQDFEAVAHQLFNERKGKPARGYDPKLAKCLSVLDGPAPQLWPQFEAMKRVPVLVLRGANSDLLSEKTVEEMKQRHPRLKSLTVPDEGHAPLLRDAPTISAIASFFAETDEPRDGARYGTLSRSDFGHVSRLVSTSPRSTRRENSV, encoded by the coding sequence ATGACGATCGAGCAAGAGTTCGAAGATATCTACTTCACCTGCCGCGATGGATTGCGTCTCTACGGCCGGCACTATCGATCGCAAACTCCGTCGCAGGCACGTCCCATTGTCTGCCTGGCGGGCCTGACGCGTAACAGCCGCGATTTTCACGCCGTTGCCCTGGCACTCAGCCGGGGCGCCGTTCCTCGCGACGTTTTCACGCTCGATACGCGCGGGCGCGGGCTTTCCGATCACGATACCGATTGGAAGAATTACGCCGTGCCGATCGAGATGCAGGATGTCATCGATTTCTTGACGATGCTCGGCTTGCGCAATGCCGGCATCGTCGGCACCTCGCGCGGCGGCCTTATCACCATGGTCTTGGCGGCGGTGCAGCCATCGTTGATCGGCGCGGTGGTATTGAACGACATTGGCCCGGTCATCGAGATGGAGGGCCTTGCTCGTATCGCAGGTTACGTCGGCCGCGTTCCGCTGGCGAAGAGCTGGAGCGACGCGACGCGGATCGTGAGAGATCTCTTCCATCACGACTTTCCGAAAATGACGGACCAGGATTTCGAAGCCGTCGCCCACCAGCTCTTCAATGAACGAAAGGGAAAACCCGCGCGGGGTTACGATCCAAAGCTCGCAAAGTGCCTTTCCGTTCTCGATGGGCCGGCGCCGCAGCTATGGCCGCAATTCGAAGCGATGAAGCGCGTACCCGTGCTCGTCCTGCGCGGTGCGAACTCCGATCTTCTCTCGGAGAAAACTGTCGAGGAAATGAAGCAACGTCATCCCCGGCTCAAATCCCTCACCGTTCCCGACGAAGGCCACGCTCCCCTATTGAGAGATGCACCGACGATCTCGGCCATCGCGTCGTTCTTCGCCGAGACCGACGAGCCGCGCGATGGCGCGCGCTACGGAACATTATCGCGCAGCGATTTCGGTCACGTCTCGCGGCTGGTATCGACCTCACCCCGGTCGACGCGCCGCGAAAACTCGGTGTGA
- a CDS encoding alpha/beta hydrolase → MIWLPKDVWAGQSLSGLPAGAGGDAAFRLFCMPELSHYRAPNHQQLTARARFHLRNARWQRVSTPVADIQVYVFDPDRREPLGNVLVAHGWTGEASFMTAIAEPIRRAGYRVVLFDFPAHGLSGGRSTNLIECARATAMIGRQFGPLSAIVAHSFGGMISLVAVEGYAPMRHALDVPRIALIASPNCLSEVTGEFAERWGLNSAGRRAFEARLERVSGRAISCFTVVKLLRATGCQALVVHDREDHEISFGCAEEITSKIGSAELKTYSGFGHRNILFAPPVARTIVSYLLRAEERAEQPTYSVSAA, encoded by the coding sequence ATGATCTGGTTGCCTAAAGACGTTTGGGCCGGTCAATCTCTGTCGGGGCTTCCCGCTGGTGCCGGTGGCGACGCGGCATTCCGGCTTTTTTGCATGCCGGAATTGTCCCATTACCGCGCGCCCAATCATCAGCAATTGACGGCGCGGGCGCGCTTTCATTTGCGCAACGCCCGCTGGCAGCGGGTTTCGACACCGGTTGCTGACATTCAAGTTTATGTCTTCGATCCTGACCGCCGGGAGCCGCTCGGCAACGTGCTGGTGGCCCACGGATGGACGGGCGAGGCTTCCTTCATGACGGCTATCGCCGAACCGATACGGCGGGCTGGATATCGCGTCGTTTTGTTCGATTTTCCGGCGCATGGTTTGAGCGGCGGACGCTCGACCAATCTCATCGAATGTGCGCGCGCCACGGCAATGATCGGCCGCCAGTTCGGTCCGCTGAGCGCGATCGTTGCGCATTCCTTTGGCGGCATGATTTCGCTTGTGGCGGTCGAGGGTTATGCGCCGATGCGTCATGCGCTCGATGTGCCGCGTATCGCGCTTATCGCAAGCCCGAATTGTCTTTCGGAGGTTACCGGCGAGTTCGCCGAGCGTTGGGGGCTCAATAGCGCAGGCCGCCGTGCGTTCGAGGCGCGTCTGGAACGGGTTTCAGGCCGTGCGATCTCGTGCTTTACTGTGGTCAAGCTTTTGCGGGCGACAGGATGTCAAGCGCTCGTCGTTCACGACCGGGAAGACCACGAGATTTCGTTTGGGTGCGCCGAGGAGATCACTTCGAAAATCGGCAGCGCAGAATTGAAGACGTACTCCGGGTTTGGTCATCGCAATATTCTTTTTGCGCCTCCTGTCGCGAGAACGATTGTTTCTTACTTATTGCGAGCGGAAGAGAGAGCGGAACAGCCGACTTATAGCGTTAGCGCCGCCTGA
- a CDS encoding NAD(P)-dependent oxidoreductase codes for MFFKLDGKRVVLAGGGEPSLWKAELLSAAGARVEVYSESFAEGFRELASSPPSGQLELKARRWTPEDLVSAAMAVGAFSDDGEAAQFASAARAAGVPVNVVDRPAFCDFQFGAIVNRSPLVVGISTDGAAPVFGQAIRSLIEGLLPVSFKRWAEAARSLRGEGDRLGDTMEKKRRFWQRFTDLALRNADRGPTSAELEQLTGDISEEATRHPVVIIDIGPGGAEALTLGAVRALRGADDIFFDEDVPAAVTEFARREARRYPIASGRENSQSVATDMVTAAAKGGRLVRIRTCVAPEASAEPDEAGALRAAGLSVVVLLPGHAP; via the coding sequence GTGTTTTTCAAACTTGACGGCAAACGGGTGGTTTTGGCGGGCGGCGGCGAGCCTTCGCTCTGGAAGGCCGAACTTCTGTCGGCCGCAGGCGCTCGCGTCGAGGTTTACTCGGAGAGCTTTGCCGAGGGTTTTCGAGAGCTGGCGTCTTCGCCGCCTAGTGGCCAGTTGGAGTTGAAGGCTCGTCGTTGGACGCCGGAGGATCTTGTTTCCGCGGCGATGGCAGTCGGCGCTTTCAGTGATGATGGGGAGGCGGCACAGTTTGCGTCCGCCGCGCGTGCGGCTGGTGTTCCCGTCAACGTCGTCGATCGCCCGGCGTTTTGTGATTTTCAGTTCGGCGCGATCGTCAATCGTTCGCCGCTTGTCGTCGGGATCTCGACGGATGGCGCGGCGCCCGTGTTCGGCCAAGCGATCCGCTCGCTCATCGAGGGTTTGTTACCCGTCAGCTTCAAGCGCTGGGCCGAGGCTGCGCGCAGCTTGCGGGGCGAGGGTGACCGCCTCGGCGACACGATGGAGAAGAAGAGGCGCTTCTGGCAGCGGTTCACGGATCTCGCACTCCGCAACGCCGATCGCGGACCGACTTCGGCTGAACTCGAGCAGCTGACGGGCGACATTTCGGAGGAAGCCACTCGTCATCCGGTCGTCATTATCGATATCGGACCGGGAGGCGCGGAAGCGTTGACGCTTGGCGCTGTCCGAGCCCTCCGCGGGGCCGACGACATCTTTTTCGATGAAGACGTTCCGGCGGCCGTAACCGAGTTCGCTCGCCGCGAAGCTCGGAGATACCCAATCGCCTCCGGGAGAGAGAATAGCCAGTCCGTGGCGACCGACATGGTGACGGCAGCTGCAAAGGGCGGTCGGCTCGTGCGGATCAGAACGTGCGTCGCGCCAGAGGCAAGTGCGGAGCCAGACGAGGCCGGGGCGCTCAGAGCCGCGGGACTTTCTGTGGTTGTCCTCCTGCCGGGTCATGCTCCTTAG
- a CDS encoding (2Fe-2S)-binding protein, with protein sequence MVTLKINGQSHDVDTSPDTPLLWALRDVLGMTGTKFGCGIAQCGACTVHIDGEPVRSCQLPIGTVGDRAITTIEGVGATAAGAKIQKAWLDLEVIQCGYCQSGQIMSAAALLAHTPNPNDDDIDAAMAGNICRCGTYVRIRAAIKKAATA encoded by the coding sequence ATGGTTACGCTCAAGATCAACGGCCAGTCTCATGACGTTGATACGTCCCCCGATACTCCGCTTCTCTGGGCGTTGCGCGATGTGCTCGGGATGACCGGAACCAAATTCGGATGCGGGATCGCTCAGTGCGGCGCCTGTACCGTGCATATCGATGGTGAGCCAGTCCGCTCCTGTCAGTTGCCGATTGGCACTGTCGGAGATCGCGCGATCACGACAATCGAAGGTGTGGGGGCGACAGCTGCCGGTGCCAAAATTCAAAAGGCGTGGCTCGATCTGGAAGTGATCCAGTGCGGTTATTGCCAGTCCGGCCAGATCATGTCGGCGGCGGCGTTGCTCGCCCACACGCCCAATCCGAATGACGATGACATCGACGCAGCTATGGCGGGCAATATTTGCCGCTGCGGAACTTACGTCCGCATTCGCGCGGCGATCAAAAAAGCGGCAACGGCATAA
- a CDS encoding xanthine dehydrogenase family protein molybdopterin-binding subunit — protein METPSSSAAEGLSRRSLLKAGAAGVLLVSFRLPVAHAAGEPFAPNAFIRVGNDDIVTLVMPQVEMGQGIYTTVGMILADELDADFNKVVLEHAPPDEKLFANPVFKIQATGGSTSVRAFWMPLRKAGATARAMLIAAAAQQWKVEPSSCRASNSEVIHDGSGRKLAYGAIAANAATMKPPSDPPLKALKDFTLIGHPIHRKDTPDKTNGKAQYGIDAMPAGVQFATLAECPVFGGKIKRVDDTKAKAIKGVRQVVVLDDLVAVVADTTWTAMQGLGALDVTWDEGPNAAVGSRDVWDALRNASAGEGIVAKEQGDVKAAFADGDRYDAVYELPFLAHATMEPLNCTVHFTKDACELWTGTQVIARVQSEVAKALGLPTEKVTVHNFFIGGGFGRRLEPDMAVKAARIAQHVEGPVKVVWRREEDMQHDVYRPVYHDALAASVKDGKITGWTQRITGSAIIARWLPPAFQKGIDIDAVDGATDNPYGVPNVRVEYIRAEPPGVPTGFWRGVGPNNNFFASESFIDELAHRAGADPVAYRLKMLDATPRLKAAVQLAASKSGWGEPLPARVGRGISAQTAFASFIATVCEAEVDQNGEVRVHRLVSAVDTGIAVNPDTIVAQLEGGLIFGLTAALFSEITIAKGRVEQSNFHDYRMLRINETPKIEVHLISSTEFPGGIGETGTTAAPPALTNALFAATGVRLRRLPIDRDLLAGRKQV, from the coding sequence ATGGAAACACCCTCATCCTCGGCCGCCGAAGGTCTTTCGCGCCGGTCGCTTCTCAAGGCGGGGGCAGCGGGCGTGTTGCTCGTCAGCTTTCGCTTGCCGGTGGCTCATGCTGCCGGTGAACCATTCGCCCCGAATGCATTCATTCGCGTCGGCAATGATGACATCGTAACGCTCGTCATGCCGCAAGTGGAGATGGGGCAGGGCATCTACACGACCGTCGGCATGATCTTGGCGGATGAACTCGACGCTGATTTCAATAAGGTCGTCCTGGAGCATGCGCCGCCGGACGAGAAGCTGTTCGCCAATCCGGTCTTTAAAATTCAAGCCACCGGCGGCTCGACCTCGGTGCGCGCGTTCTGGATGCCGCTTCGCAAAGCGGGCGCCACCGCGCGAGCAATGCTCATTGCCGCGGCCGCGCAGCAATGGAAGGTCGAGCCTTCGAGTTGCCGGGCGTCAAATAGCGAAGTGATCCACGATGGGAGCGGGCGCAAGCTCGCTTATGGCGCCATTGCTGCGAATGCGGCGACGATGAAGCCGCCCAGTGATCCACCGCTTAAGGCGCTCAAGGACTTTACCCTGATCGGCCATCCGATCCATCGGAAGGACACGCCGGATAAGACCAACGGCAAAGCTCAGTATGGCATTGATGCGATGCCTGCTGGCGTTCAGTTCGCGACGCTCGCGGAATGCCCGGTGTTCGGCGGCAAAATAAAACGCGTCGATGACACCAAAGCCAAGGCGATAAAGGGCGTACGTCAAGTCGTGGTGCTCGATGACCTCGTCGCCGTCGTCGCCGATACGACGTGGACTGCAATGCAGGGCCTCGGTGCGCTCGACGTCACTTGGGACGAGGGACCGAACGCTGCGGTCGGATCTCGTGACGTGTGGGACGCTCTGCGGAACGCCAGCGCGGGAGAAGGCATCGTCGCCAAGGAACAGGGCGATGTCAAAGCGGCTTTCGCCGACGGCGATCGATACGATGCTGTTTACGAACTTCCATTTCTCGCGCACGCGACGATGGAGCCGCTCAACTGCACCGTCCACTTCACGAAAGACGCTTGTGAACTCTGGACCGGGACGCAAGTTATCGCGCGCGTTCAGTCGGAGGTCGCCAAAGCTCTCGGATTGCCGACTGAAAAAGTGACGGTGCACAACTTCTTCATTGGCGGTGGGTTCGGTCGCAGGCTCGAGCCGGATATGGCGGTCAAGGCTGCGCGTATTGCCCAGCATGTCGAAGGGCCGGTGAAAGTCGTGTGGCGGCGTGAAGAGGACATGCAGCACGATGTTTACCGTCCAGTTTATCACGATGCGCTCGCAGCAAGCGTAAAAGACGGCAAGATCACCGGTTGGACGCAACGGATCACGGGCTCGGCGATTATCGCCCGCTGGCTGCCTCCGGCCTTTCAGAAGGGCATCGACATCGACGCTGTCGACGGCGCGACCGACAACCCTTATGGCGTTCCGAACGTGCGCGTTGAGTACATTCGGGCAGAGCCACCGGGTGTCCCGACGGGGTTCTGGCGCGGGGTCGGGCCCAACAACAATTTCTTTGCGAGCGAAAGTTTCATCGACGAACTGGCGCACCGGGCAGGTGCGGACCCGGTCGCGTATCGACTGAAGATGCTTGATGCGACGCCGCGCCTGAAAGCAGCTGTTCAACTGGCGGCGTCGAAGTCTGGTTGGGGCGAGCCGTTGCCGGCGCGCGTCGGCCGGGGCATCTCCGCTCAAACGGCATTCGCCAGCTTTATAGCCACTGTTTGTGAGGCGGAGGTCGACCAGAACGGCGAAGTTCGCGTGCACCGGCTGGTGTCGGCGGTCGACACGGGCATCGCGGTCAATCCCGACACCATCGTCGCTCAGCTCGAGGGCGGACTCATTTTCGGTCTCACTGCGGCACTGTTCAGCGAGATAACGATCGCGAAGGGGCGCGTCGAGCAGAGCAATTTCCACGATTACCGGATGTTGCGAATTAACGAGACGCCGAAGATCGAAGTGCATCTTATCTCAAGCACTGAGTTCCCCGGAGGGATCGGCGAAACGGGAACGACAGCCGCGCCGCCTGCTCTCACGAATGCTCTCTTCGCGGCGACGGGGGTTCGATTGCGAAGATTACCCATCGATCGCGATCTCCTCGCCGGGAGAAAGCAGGTATGA
- a CDS encoding OmpA family protein encodes MRCNPSYWLLGLVPIAMMTWVAVQLERDGIEFDLAHRSGEALKRAGFDWASLRFVGRDAVLTGRAPEERDPAKALASLENVWGVRVAADRAELIDSVSDYRWLVSSPGGGRVRLTGYVPSEDARRTLIDAARSTFPGSEVSDEMRLARGAIDRDAWLAGALFSMRSLSGLKRGEAELANLNLSIKGEAKTADAYREIRSALVKRRPAGIALAREDIALPIARPFVWSIKKSGSGIALSGFAPSDEEREKLGSRVKSLFGTMSIADHTDIAAGAPDGWGKAASVAIEQLAQLRLGEASISDREMVVSGEASTEQIASAVKKTLKLEVPQNFRITDQIRFSRPDVVVPGGGYVMGIVNEGAALNLVGMMPSEAARAALIDAVKARFPGRQLNDKSQVAPGAPDGWQQCVVAGLASLPRLKKGKSILTDRRLEVSGETDDYAASQSVPGDVKAAAGQTCETTTNIVFTGQLKTDLTWKASREANGMVTIEGEAPDDASRLRLVEIAQQIYAGSNVTDNMKIVGAASEPWSSAAHLGLEEMARLRNGEVSISGKELVIKGAAESDQVANDIRSVLSTDLPPGFKSRDEITVMSVEEKAADSCQTLMRQTTAKGTINFERAKADLTPDSTQTLKDLVQIANACPSFSIQIEGHTDAEGTDERNSRLADRRARAVADFLSQNGVDARRLTTTGYGATRPIGDNSTEEGRAKNRRIEFTVRVN; translated from the coding sequence ATGCGCTGCAATCCATCATATTGGCTTTTGGGACTCGTCCCGATTGCGATGATGACGTGGGTTGCCGTGCAACTCGAGCGTGACGGCATCGAGTTCGATCTCGCCCACCGTTCCGGCGAAGCCTTGAAGCGGGCTGGTTTCGATTGGGCGAGTCTTCGTTTTGTCGGCCGTGATGCCGTCCTGACGGGCAGAGCTCCTGAAGAGCGCGACCCGGCAAAGGCGCTCGCATCATTAGAGAACGTCTGGGGCGTTCGTGTCGCTGCCGACAGAGCCGAACTCATCGATAGCGTTTCTGACTACCGATGGCTGGTGAGTTCGCCCGGCGGCGGCCGCGTGCGTCTCACGGGTTACGTTCCGTCGGAGGACGCGCGACGAACGCTCATCGATGCGGCTCGCAGTACCTTTCCGGGCAGTGAGGTTTCCGACGAGATGCGGCTCGCGCGCGGGGCGATCGATCGTGACGCGTGGCTCGCAGGCGCCCTCTTCAGCATGAGAAGCCTTTCAGGCTTGAAGCGGGGCGAGGCCGAACTCGCCAATCTCAATCTCTCGATCAAGGGCGAGGCAAAGACAGCGGACGCCTATCGAGAGATCCGGTCGGCGCTGGTAAAGCGGCGGCCCGCTGGTATCGCTCTGGCGCGTGAAGACATCGCGCTGCCTATCGCCCGGCCTTTCGTATGGTCCATCAAAAAGAGCGGCTCGGGGATAGCGTTATCGGGCTTTGCGCCGTCCGACGAGGAGCGCGAGAAGCTCGGTTCGCGCGTCAAATCGCTGTTTGGAACCATGTCGATCGCCGATCATACGGATATTGCTGCTGGCGCTCCCGATGGCTGGGGCAAGGCGGCATCCGTCGCTATCGAACAGCTGGCGCAGCTTCGGTTGGGCGAGGCTTCGATTTCGGATCGCGAGATGGTCGTTTCGGGTGAGGCATCCACTGAACAGATCGCTTCGGCCGTTAAAAAGACCTTGAAGCTCGAGGTCCCGCAGAATTTCCGGATCACCGATCAGATTCGCTTTTCCAGGCCTGATGTCGTCGTGCCGGGCGGCGGATACGTGATGGGTATCGTGAACGAGGGTGCGGCGCTCAATCTCGTCGGCATGATGCCGAGCGAAGCGGCGCGTGCGGCCCTCATCGATGCGGTGAAAGCCCGTTTTCCGGGGCGGCAGCTGAACGATAAATCACAGGTGGCTCCTGGAGCGCCGGACGGATGGCAGCAGTGCGTGGTTGCGGGTCTTGCGTCCCTGCCGCGTCTGAAAAAAGGCAAATCTATTCTGACGGACCGCAGGCTCGAGGTTTCGGGCGAAACCGATGATTACGCGGCGTCGCAGTCCGTGCCGGGCGATGTGAAGGCGGCGGCAGGTCAGACCTGCGAAACGACCACAAATATCGTCTTTACGGGTCAGCTGAAGACGGACCTTACGTGGAAGGCGAGCCGCGAAGCCAACGGCATGGTGACGATTGAGGGTGAGGCGCCGGATGATGCGTCGCGCCTGCGTCTCGTTGAGATCGCGCAGCAGATCTATGCCGGGTCCAATGTCACCGACAACATGAAGATCGTCGGTGCCGCGTCGGAGCCTTGGTCGTCGGCCGCGCATCTCGGGCTTGAAGAGATGGCGCGGTTGCGGAACGGCGAAGTTTCGATTTCTGGCAAGGAGCTGGTGATCAAGGGCGCTGCCGAGAGTGATCAGGTCGCCAACGACATTCGCAGCGTGCTTTCGACCGATCTGCCTCCCGGCTTCAAAAGTCGCGACGAGATCACGGTCATGTCGGTGGAGGAAAAGGCGGCCGACAGCTGCCAGACCCTCATGCGCCAGACGACCGCGAAGGGTACGATCAACTTCGAGCGGGCGAAGGCGGATCTGACGCCGGACAGCACGCAGACGCTGAAGGATCTTGTTCAGATCGCCAACGCGTGCCCGAGCTTCAGCATTCAAATCGAGGGTCACACGGACGCGGAGGGAACGGATGAGCGCAATTCGCGGCTCGCGGATCGCCGCGCCCGCGCGGTTGCGGATTTTCTTTCGCAGAATGGCGTGGATGCGCGCCGCCTGACAACGACCGGCTACGGGGCGACGCGGCCGATCGGTGACAATTCTACCGAAGAAGGCCGCGCCAAGAATCGCCGCATCGAATTCACCGTTCGGGTCAACTGA
- a CDS encoding cytochrome c: MRRWYWVAALAIIVLAAAAWIIYVPGPLAFAKGGSVALSDYKDGTPTGVPARLSQADLVTRGEYLTRAADCEACHTAKGGEPYAGGLAFNLPFGTLYSPNITPDKETGIGNWTDADFLRAVHKGIAPDGSRLYPAFPYTSYTLLTDDDVLAIKAYLFSLSPVRREAPPNTLAFPFNQRWGMMFWSLLYNSDKRFRPDPSQSAEWNRGAYLAEALGHCGECHTPRNLLQALNNRKKFAGAVTAGWTAYNITQDPETGIGGWDAETTAKFLSHGHVEGFGTASGPMGEAIDMSLMHLAPEDIKALVTYLKTIPPISDPQLPVPKTTLASAFPKAHEISENERGAMIFAGACAACHGWSGESPVRSYANFVGGRAINDPSARNVAQAVIWGVTRHSPTGEVIMPAFGKAYSPEEIAAVVNYVTSRFGAAKSNITAQEVAKIGQEASQ, encoded by the coding sequence ATGAGGCGATGGTATTGGGTGGCGGCGCTCGCGATTATCGTTCTGGCTGCGGCGGCGTGGATCATCTACGTGCCGGGTCCGCTGGCTTTCGCGAAAGGCGGCTCAGTCGCGCTTTCTGATTACAAGGATGGCACTCCGACGGGCGTTCCAGCGCGGCTTTCGCAGGCCGATCTCGTGACCCGAGGAGAATATCTGACACGGGCCGCTGATTGCGAGGCCTGTCACACGGCCAAGGGCGGCGAGCCCTACGCCGGCGGTCTCGCGTTCAATCTTCCGTTTGGCACGCTCTACTCACCGAACATCACACCCGACAAGGAAACGGGCATCGGCAATTGGACCGACGCCGATTTCTTGAGGGCTGTCCACAAGGGCATCGCGCCAGACGGGTCGCGGCTTTATCCGGCGTTCCCCTATACCTCTTACACATTGCTCACTGACGACGACGTGCTTGCGATCAAGGCTTATCTCTTCAGCCTTTCGCCGGTTCGCCGCGAAGCTCCGCCCAACACGCTTGCTTTTCCGTTTAATCAGCGCTGGGGGATGATGTTTTGGTCGCTTCTCTATAATAGCGACAAGCGATTTCGTCCCGATCCCTCGCAAAGCGCCGAATGGAATCGGGGCGCATATCTGGCCGAAGCTCTCGGTCATTGCGGCGAATGCCATACACCGCGCAATCTTCTGCAGGCTCTCAACAATCGAAAAAAATTTGCGGGCGCCGTGACCGCGGGCTGGACCGCTTACAACATCACCCAGGATCCGGAGACTGGGATCGGCGGCTGGGATGCAGAAACGACGGCGAAGTTTCTCTCGCACGGTCACGTCGAAGGATTTGGCACGGCTTCGGGGCCGATGGGTGAGGCGATCGACATGAGCCTCATGCATTTGGCTCCGGAAGACATCAAAGCGCTCGTGACCTACCTGAAAACAATTCCGCCGATTTCTGATCCGCAACTTCCGGTTCCGAAGACAACGCTCGCTTCGGCATTTCCGAAAGCGCACGAGATTTCGGAAAACGAGCGTGGTGCGATGATTTTCGCGGGTGCTTGCGCGGCCTGTCACGGATGGTCGGGGGAAAGTCCCGTGCGCTCGTACGCGAACTTCGTTGGTGGCCGAGCGATCAATGATCCGAGCGCGAGGAACGTCGCGCAGGCGGTGATCTGGGGCGTGACGCGGCATTCGCCGACCGGAGAAGTCATAATGCCAGCCTTCGGCAAGGCGTATTCGCCCGAAGAGATTGCGGCCGTCGTCAATTACGTCACCTCGCGGTTCGGGGCAGCGAAGTCCAACATCACGGCGCAAGAGGTCGCCAAAATCGGCCAAGAAGCCTCGCAATAG
- a CDS encoding DedA family protein, producing the protein MISPDELHHLFQTYGIWTVAVIVGLESLGVPLPGEAILILASAYAATHDGNIAMVIAAATIGAIVGDNIGYLIGREFGYPLVVKFGSYVGLTEGRIKLGQYLFQKYGGKIVFFGRFFAVLRFLAALLAGINQLAWPRFLVANALGGFIWASIVGISAYTLGRSIHALQGPVGAIGLTIAAAIAITIFVYLKRHEAELQAEAEASLPGPLPGLQPGGPPNAG; encoded by the coding sequence TTGATCTCACCTGATGAGCTGCATCACCTATTTCAGACGTACGGCATCTGGACCGTCGCCGTCATCGTAGGACTCGAAAGCCTGGGCGTCCCATTGCCGGGCGAAGCGATTTTGATCCTCGCATCAGCTTATGCCGCGACCCATGACGGCAACATCGCCATGGTTATAGCCGCCGCAACCATCGGCGCTATCGTCGGCGATAACATTGGCTATCTCATCGGCCGGGAATTCGGATATCCGCTCGTCGTCAAATTCGGCTCCTACGTCGGCTTGACCGAGGGCCGCATAAAACTCGGGCAATATCTGTTCCAGAAGTACGGCGGGAAGATCGTCTTCTTTGGCCGCTTTTTCGCGGTCCTGCGGTTCCTTGCAGCCCTTTTGGCCGGCATCAATCAATTGGCTTGGCCCCGCTTTCTCGTCGCCAATGCTCTCGGCGGATTTATCTGGGCAAGCATCGTGGGAATTTCCGCCTACACGTTAGGACGAAGCATCCACGCGCTGCAGGGACCGGTTGGCGCCATCGGGCTGACAATCGCAGCGGCCATAGCAATTACGATCTTTGTTTACTTAAAACGCCATGAAGCGGAACTTCAGGCTGAGGCGGAAGCTTCTCTCCCCGGTCCGCTTCCCGGCCTGCAACCGGGAGGACCACCGAACGCGGGCTGA